From Chaetodon auriga isolate fChaAug3 chromosome 10, fChaAug3.hap1, whole genome shotgun sequence, a single genomic window includes:
- the LOC143326827 gene encoding 6-phosphofructo-2-kinase/fructose-2,6-bisphosphatase-like isoform X2 — protein sequence MNGAQITQDGTEPQGGAGRTLRFQRPHASVPQFTNSPTMIVMVGLPARGKTYISKKLTRYLNWIGVPTKVFNVGQYRRDATRSYNSFEFFRADNTEAMKIRKACAVAALKDVCDYFTRVQGQVAVSGTFEVAVFDATNTTTERRDVILSFAKENGYKVFFVESICDDPEIIAENIKQVKLSSPDYAGCDKEEAVADFLKRIECYKMTYIPLDDNKDRNLSYIKIFNVGSRYLVNRVQDHIQSRIVYYLMNIHVTPRSIYLCRHGESELNLVGRIGGDTGLSSRGVKFASALGEYMRGQSIRDLKVWTSHMKRTIQTAEALGVQYEQWKALNEIDAGVCEEMTYEEIQENYPEEFALRDQDKYRYRYPKGESYEDLVQRLEPVIMELERQENVLVICHQAVMRCLLAYFLDKSADELPYLKCPLHTVLKLTPVAYGCKVESVFLNIEAVNTHRDKPVNVDVDREPAEALETVPDHI from the exons ATGAACGGAGCGCAGATTACGCAAGACGGGACGGAGCCGCAGGGGGGCGCGGGGAGGACGCTCCGGTTCCAGCGGCCGCACG catCGGTGCCCCAGTTCACCAACTCCCCGACCATGATAGTGATGGTGGGACTGCCGGCGAGGGGGAAGACCTACATCTCCAAGAAGCTGACCAGATACCTGAACTGGATCGGCGTTCCAACCAAAG TGTTCAATGTTGGCCAGTACAGACGAGACGCCACGCGTTCCTACAACAGCTTCGAGTTCTTCAGAGCCGACAACACAGAGGCCATGAAGATACGCAA gGCCTGTGCTGTCGCTGCCCTGAAGGACGTCTGCGACTACTTCACCAGAGTGCAGGGCCAGGTCGCGGTGAGTGGAACCTTTGAAGTggct GTCTTCGAtgccaccaacaccaccaccgaGCGCAGAGACGTCATCCTCAGCTTTGCCAAAGAAAACGGTTACaag GTTTTCTTTGTGGAGTCAATATGTGACGATCCAGAAATCATCGCTGAGAATAttaaa CAGGTGAAGCTGAGCAGCCCCGACTACGCAGGCTGTGACAAAGAGGAGGCCGTGGCTGACTTCCTGAAGAGGATCGAGTGTTACAAGATGACCTACATCCCTCTGGATGACAACAAGGACAG GAACTTGTCGTACATCAAGATCTTCAACGTGGGCAGCAGGTACCTGGTGAACCGGGTCCAGGACCACATTCAGAGCAGGATAGTCTACTACCTCATGAACATCCACGTCACCCCGAGATCCATCTACCTGTGTCGCCACGGAGAGAGCGAGCTGAACCTCGTGGGTCGCATCGGGGGAGACACGGGGCTGTCGTCTCGTGGGGTGAAG TTTGCCAGCGCTCTGGGCGAGTACATGCGTGGGCAGTCCATCAGAGACCTGAAGGTGTGGACGAGCCACATGAAGAGGACCATCCAGACTGCAGAGGCTCTGGGAGTCCAGTACGAGCAGTGGAAGGCCCTCAACGAGATCGACGCT GGGGTTTGTGAAGAAATGACGTATGAAGAGATTCAGGAGAATTACCCAGAGGAGTTTGCACTGAGGGACCAAGACAAGTATCGCTACCGCTACCCGAAaggagag TCGTACGAGGACCTTGTCCAGCGTCTGGAGCCGGTCATCATGGAGCTGGAGAGGCAGGAGAACGTTTTAGTCATCTGTCATCAGGCCGTTATGAGATGTCTGCTCGCCTACTTCCTGGACAAGAGTGCTG ATGAGCTGCCGTACCTGAAGTGTCCCCTCCACACGGTGCTGAAACTCACCCCGGTCGCCTACG GTTGTAAAGTGGAGTCTGTCTTCCTCAACATTGaagctgtcaacacacacagggacaaacCAGTG AACGTGGACGTGGACAGGGAGCCGGCGGAGGCGCTGGAGACGGTCCCAGATCACATCTAG
- the LOC143326827 gene encoding 6-phosphofructo-2-kinase/fructose-2,6-bisphosphatase-like isoform X5 — protein sequence MNGAQITQDGTEPQGGAGRTLRFQRPHASVPQFTNSPTMIVMVGLPARGKTYISKKLTRYLNWIGVPTKVFNVGQYRRDATRSYNSFEFFRADNTEAMKIRKACAVAALKDVCDYFTRVQGQVAVFDATNTTTERRDVILSFAKENGYKVFFVESICDDPEIIAENIKQVKLSSPDYAGCDKEEAVADFLKRIECYKMTYIPLDDNKDRNLSYIKIFNVGSRYLVNRVQDHIQSRIVYYLMNIHVTPRSIYLCRHGESELNLVGRIGGDTGLSSRGVKFASALGEYMRGQSIRDLKVWTSHMKRTIQTAEALGVQYEQWKALNEIDAGVCEEMTYEEIQENYPEEFALRDQDKYRYRYPKGESYEDLVQRLEPVIMELERQENVLVICHQAVMRCLLAYFLDKSADELPYLKCPLHTVLKLTPVAYGCKVESVFLNIEAVNTHRDKPVNVDVDREPAEALETVPDHI from the exons ATGAACGGAGCGCAGATTACGCAAGACGGGACGGAGCCGCAGGGGGGCGCGGGGAGGACGCTCCGGTTCCAGCGGCCGCACG catCGGTGCCCCAGTTCACCAACTCCCCGACCATGATAGTGATGGTGGGACTGCCGGCGAGGGGGAAGACCTACATCTCCAAGAAGCTGACCAGATACCTGAACTGGATCGGCGTTCCAACCAAAG TGTTCAATGTTGGCCAGTACAGACGAGACGCCACGCGTTCCTACAACAGCTTCGAGTTCTTCAGAGCCGACAACACAGAGGCCATGAAGATACGCAA gGCCTGTGCTGTCGCTGCCCTGAAGGACGTCTGCGACTACTTCACCAGAGTGCAGGGCCAGGTCGCG GTCTTCGAtgccaccaacaccaccaccgaGCGCAGAGACGTCATCCTCAGCTTTGCCAAAGAAAACGGTTACaag GTTTTCTTTGTGGAGTCAATATGTGACGATCCAGAAATCATCGCTGAGAATAttaaa CAGGTGAAGCTGAGCAGCCCCGACTACGCAGGCTGTGACAAAGAGGAGGCCGTGGCTGACTTCCTGAAGAGGATCGAGTGTTACAAGATGACCTACATCCCTCTGGATGACAACAAGGACAG GAACTTGTCGTACATCAAGATCTTCAACGTGGGCAGCAGGTACCTGGTGAACCGGGTCCAGGACCACATTCAGAGCAGGATAGTCTACTACCTCATGAACATCCACGTCACCCCGAGATCCATCTACCTGTGTCGCCACGGAGAGAGCGAGCTGAACCTCGTGGGTCGCATCGGGGGAGACACGGGGCTGTCGTCTCGTGGGGTGAAG TTTGCCAGCGCTCTGGGCGAGTACATGCGTGGGCAGTCCATCAGAGACCTGAAGGTGTGGACGAGCCACATGAAGAGGACCATCCAGACTGCAGAGGCTCTGGGAGTCCAGTACGAGCAGTGGAAGGCCCTCAACGAGATCGACGCT GGGGTTTGTGAAGAAATGACGTATGAAGAGATTCAGGAGAATTACCCAGAGGAGTTTGCACTGAGGGACCAAGACAAGTATCGCTACCGCTACCCGAAaggagag TCGTACGAGGACCTTGTCCAGCGTCTGGAGCCGGTCATCATGGAGCTGGAGAGGCAGGAGAACGTTTTAGTCATCTGTCATCAGGCCGTTATGAGATGTCTGCTCGCCTACTTCCTGGACAAGAGTGCTG ATGAGCTGCCGTACCTGAAGTGTCCCCTCCACACGGTGCTGAAACTCACCCCGGTCGCCTACG GTTGTAAAGTGGAGTCTGTCTTCCTCAACATTGaagctgtcaacacacacagggacaaacCAGTG AACGTGGACGTGGACAGGGAGCCGGCGGAGGCGCTGGAGACGGTCCCAGATCACATCTAG
- the ndnl2 gene encoding necdin-like 2 isoform X1, which yields MTQRKKPVNTRTSTQSREDDEDTTFTLPSTSQVQRGLERLTAAQVDQKTAEVVQYFLVKDQKKIPVRRADLVKNVVKEYRHIYPEIMKRAARTFEQVFGLKLVIIDPKNQVYILVNNLETPEGASPINSLTNPKTGLLFVILSVIFMKGGVARETLIWNVLKKLRVDPGEKHEDFGDVKKLVTDEFVRQKYLEFLRVPHTEPVEHTVQWGQRAQVEVSKAKILEFMGQLYEQDPQSWSQHYREAHSSPSSSQASTSSQR from the exons ATGACGCAGAGAAAGAAGCCGGTCAACACACGGACCTCCACCCAGAGCAGA GAAGACGATGAAGACACGACGTTCACTCTGCCGAGTACGTCGCAGGTGCAGAGAGGGCTGGAGAGGCTCACAGCTGCACAGGTGGACCAAAAG acAGCTGAGGTGGTGCAGTACTTCCTGGTGAAGGACCAGAAGAAGATTCCTGTGCGGCGAGCAG ACCTCGTGAAAAACGTGGTGAAGGAGTACAGACACATCTACCCTGAGATCATGAAGAGAGCAGCTCGCACTTTTGAGCAG GTATTTGGCCTCAAACTGGTCATAATTGATCCCAAAAATCAGGTGTACATACTCGTCAATAATCTGGAGACGCCTGAGGGAGCCTCACCCATCAA CAGCCTCACCAATCCAAAGACCggtctgctgtttgtcatcCTCAGCGTTATTTTCATGAAAGGAGGCGTCGCCCGAGAAA ctttaatctgGAACGTTCTGAAGAAGCTCCGCGTTGACCCCGG AGAGAAGCACGAAGACTTCGGCGACGTGAAGAAGTTGGTCACAGACGAGTTTGTGCGGCAAAA gtaccTGGAGTTTCTGCGAGTCCCTCACACAGAGCCCGTGGAGCACACAGTCCAATGGGGTCAACGCGCCCAAGTAGAAGTGTCAAAAGCCAAAATCCTCGAGTTCATGGGTCAG CTGTATGAGCAGGACCCTCAGAGCTGGAGTCAGCACTACAGAGAAGCTCACTCCAGCCCCAGTTCATCCCAGGCCAGCACCAGCAGCCAGAGATGA
- the LOC143326827 gene encoding 6-phosphofructo-2-kinase/fructose-2,6-bisphosphatase-like isoform X3 gives MSDTQRKLTQNPLEKTWVPWMKSRLSQRRGSSVPQFTNSPTMIVMVGLPARGKTYISKKLTRYLNWIGVPTKVFNVGQYRRDATRSYNSFEFFRADNTEAMKIRKACAVAALKDVCDYFTRVQGQVAVFDATNTTTERRDVILSFAKENGYKVFFVESICDDPEIIAENIKQVKLSSPDYAGCDKEEAVADFLKRIECYKMTYIPLDDNKDRNLSYIKIFNVGSRYLVNRVQDHIQSRIVYYLMNIHVTPRSIYLCRHGESELNLVGRIGGDTGLSSRGVKFASALGEYMRGQSIRDLKVWTSHMKRTIQTAEALGVQYEQWKALNEIDAGVCEEMTYEEIQENYPEEFALRDQDKYRYRYPKGESYEDLVQRLEPVIMELERQENVLVICHQAVMRCLLAYFLDKSADELPYLKCPLHTVLKLTPVAYGCKVESVFLNIEAVNTHRDKPVNVDVDREPAEALETVPDHI, from the exons atgtcagacacacaaagaaaactgacTCAGAATCCTCTGGAGAAGACCTGGGTCCCATGGATGAAAAGCAGGCTGAGCCAGCGCAGAGgct catCGGTGCCCCAGTTCACCAACTCCCCGACCATGATAGTGATGGTGGGACTGCCGGCGAGGGGGAAGACCTACATCTCCAAGAAGCTGACCAGATACCTGAACTGGATCGGCGTTCCAACCAAAG TGTTCAATGTTGGCCAGTACAGACGAGACGCCACGCGTTCCTACAACAGCTTCGAGTTCTTCAGAGCCGACAACACAGAGGCCATGAAGATACGCAA gGCCTGTGCTGTCGCTGCCCTGAAGGACGTCTGCGACTACTTCACCAGAGTGCAGGGCCAGGTCGCG GTCTTCGAtgccaccaacaccaccaccgaGCGCAGAGACGTCATCCTCAGCTTTGCCAAAGAAAACGGTTACaag GTTTTCTTTGTGGAGTCAATATGTGACGATCCAGAAATCATCGCTGAGAATAttaaa CAGGTGAAGCTGAGCAGCCCCGACTACGCAGGCTGTGACAAAGAGGAGGCCGTGGCTGACTTCCTGAAGAGGATCGAGTGTTACAAGATGACCTACATCCCTCTGGATGACAACAAGGACAG GAACTTGTCGTACATCAAGATCTTCAACGTGGGCAGCAGGTACCTGGTGAACCGGGTCCAGGACCACATTCAGAGCAGGATAGTCTACTACCTCATGAACATCCACGTCACCCCGAGATCCATCTACCTGTGTCGCCACGGAGAGAGCGAGCTGAACCTCGTGGGTCGCATCGGGGGAGACACGGGGCTGTCGTCTCGTGGGGTGAAG TTTGCCAGCGCTCTGGGCGAGTACATGCGTGGGCAGTCCATCAGAGACCTGAAGGTGTGGACGAGCCACATGAAGAGGACCATCCAGACTGCAGAGGCTCTGGGAGTCCAGTACGAGCAGTGGAAGGCCCTCAACGAGATCGACGCT GGGGTTTGTGAAGAAATGACGTATGAAGAGATTCAGGAGAATTACCCAGAGGAGTTTGCACTGAGGGACCAAGACAAGTATCGCTACCGCTACCCGAAaggagag TCGTACGAGGACCTTGTCCAGCGTCTGGAGCCGGTCATCATGGAGCTGGAGAGGCAGGAGAACGTTTTAGTCATCTGTCATCAGGCCGTTATGAGATGTCTGCTCGCCTACTTCCTGGACAAGAGTGCTG ATGAGCTGCCGTACCTGAAGTGTCCCCTCCACACGGTGCTGAAACTCACCCCGGTCGCCTACG GTTGTAAAGTGGAGTCTGTCTTCCTCAACATTGaagctgtcaacacacacagggacaaacCAGTG AACGTGGACGTGGACAGGGAGCCGGCGGAGGCGCTGGAGACGGTCCCAGATCACATCTAG
- the LOC143326827 gene encoding 6-phosphofructo-2-kinase/fructose-2,6-bisphosphatase-like isoform X4: MESKENVPPVRRPRRVRCESTASVPQFTNSPTMIVMVGLPARGKTYISKKLTRYLNWIGVPTKVFNVGQYRRDATRSYNSFEFFRADNTEAMKIRKACAVAALKDVCDYFTRVQGQVAVSGTFEVAVFDATNTTTERRDVILSFAKENGYKVFFVESICDDPEIIAENIKQVKLSSPDYAGCDKEEAVADFLKRIECYKMTYIPLDDNKDRNLSYIKIFNVGSRYLVNRVQDHIQSRIVYYLMNIHVTPRSIYLCRHGESELNLVGRIGGDTGLSSRGVKFASALGEYMRGQSIRDLKVWTSHMKRTIQTAEALGVQYEQWKALNEIDAGVCEEMTYEEIQENYPEEFALRDQDKYRYRYPKGESYEDLVQRLEPVIMELERQENVLVICHQAVMRCLLAYFLDKSADELPYLKCPLHTVLKLTPVAYGCKVESVFLNIEAVNTHRDKPVNVDVDREPAEALETVPDHI; encoded by the exons ATGGAGTCCAAGGAGAACGTGCCACCGGTGCGGCGGCCGCGGCGCGTGCGGTGTGAGAGCACAG catCGGTGCCCCAGTTCACCAACTCCCCGACCATGATAGTGATGGTGGGACTGCCGGCGAGGGGGAAGACCTACATCTCCAAGAAGCTGACCAGATACCTGAACTGGATCGGCGTTCCAACCAAAG TGTTCAATGTTGGCCAGTACAGACGAGACGCCACGCGTTCCTACAACAGCTTCGAGTTCTTCAGAGCCGACAACACAGAGGCCATGAAGATACGCAA gGCCTGTGCTGTCGCTGCCCTGAAGGACGTCTGCGACTACTTCACCAGAGTGCAGGGCCAGGTCGCGGTGAGTGGAACCTTTGAAGTggct GTCTTCGAtgccaccaacaccaccaccgaGCGCAGAGACGTCATCCTCAGCTTTGCCAAAGAAAACGGTTACaag GTTTTCTTTGTGGAGTCAATATGTGACGATCCAGAAATCATCGCTGAGAATAttaaa CAGGTGAAGCTGAGCAGCCCCGACTACGCAGGCTGTGACAAAGAGGAGGCCGTGGCTGACTTCCTGAAGAGGATCGAGTGTTACAAGATGACCTACATCCCTCTGGATGACAACAAGGACAG GAACTTGTCGTACATCAAGATCTTCAACGTGGGCAGCAGGTACCTGGTGAACCGGGTCCAGGACCACATTCAGAGCAGGATAGTCTACTACCTCATGAACATCCACGTCACCCCGAGATCCATCTACCTGTGTCGCCACGGAGAGAGCGAGCTGAACCTCGTGGGTCGCATCGGGGGAGACACGGGGCTGTCGTCTCGTGGGGTGAAG TTTGCCAGCGCTCTGGGCGAGTACATGCGTGGGCAGTCCATCAGAGACCTGAAGGTGTGGACGAGCCACATGAAGAGGACCATCCAGACTGCAGAGGCTCTGGGAGTCCAGTACGAGCAGTGGAAGGCCCTCAACGAGATCGACGCT GGGGTTTGTGAAGAAATGACGTATGAAGAGATTCAGGAGAATTACCCAGAGGAGTTTGCACTGAGGGACCAAGACAAGTATCGCTACCGCTACCCGAAaggagag TCGTACGAGGACCTTGTCCAGCGTCTGGAGCCGGTCATCATGGAGCTGGAGAGGCAGGAGAACGTTTTAGTCATCTGTCATCAGGCCGTTATGAGATGTCTGCTCGCCTACTTCCTGGACAAGAGTGCTG ATGAGCTGCCGTACCTGAAGTGTCCCCTCCACACGGTGCTGAAACTCACCCCGGTCGCCTACG GTTGTAAAGTGGAGTCTGTCTTCCTCAACATTGaagctgtcaacacacacagggacaaacCAGTG AACGTGGACGTGGACAGGGAGCCGGCGGAGGCGCTGGAGACGGTCCCAGATCACATCTAG
- the ndnl2 gene encoding necdin-like 2 isoform X2, whose amino-acid sequence MTQRKKPVNTRTSTQSREDDEDTTFTLPSTSQVQRGLERLTAAQVDQKTAEVVQYFLVKDQKKIPVRRADLVKNVVKEYRHIYPEIMKRAARTFEQVFGLKLVIIDPKNQVYILVNNLETPEGASPINLTNPKTGLLFVILSVIFMKGGVARETLIWNVLKKLRVDPGEKHEDFGDVKKLVTDEFVRQKYLEFLRVPHTEPVEHTVQWGQRAQVEVSKAKILEFMGQLYEQDPQSWSQHYREAHSSPSSSQASTSSQR is encoded by the exons ATGACGCAGAGAAAGAAGCCGGTCAACACACGGACCTCCACCCAGAGCAGA GAAGACGATGAAGACACGACGTTCACTCTGCCGAGTACGTCGCAGGTGCAGAGAGGGCTGGAGAGGCTCACAGCTGCACAGGTGGACCAAAAG acAGCTGAGGTGGTGCAGTACTTCCTGGTGAAGGACCAGAAGAAGATTCCTGTGCGGCGAGCAG ACCTCGTGAAAAACGTGGTGAAGGAGTACAGACACATCTACCCTGAGATCATGAAGAGAGCAGCTCGCACTTTTGAGCAG GTATTTGGCCTCAAACTGGTCATAATTGATCCCAAAAATCAGGTGTACATACTCGTCAATAATCTGGAGACGCCTGAGGGAGCCTCACCCATCAA CCTCACCAATCCAAAGACCggtctgctgtttgtcatcCTCAGCGTTATTTTCATGAAAGGAGGCGTCGCCCGAGAAA ctttaatctgGAACGTTCTGAAGAAGCTCCGCGTTGACCCCGG AGAGAAGCACGAAGACTTCGGCGACGTGAAGAAGTTGGTCACAGACGAGTTTGTGCGGCAAAA gtaccTGGAGTTTCTGCGAGTCCCTCACACAGAGCCCGTGGAGCACACAGTCCAATGGGGTCAACGCGCCCAAGTAGAAGTGTCAAAAGCCAAAATCCTCGAGTTCATGGGTCAG CTGTATGAGCAGGACCCTCAGAGCTGGAGTCAGCACTACAGAGAAGCTCACTCCAGCCCCAGTTCATCCCAGGCCAGCACCAGCAGCCAGAGATGA
- the LOC143326827 gene encoding 6-phosphofructo-2-kinase/fructose-2,6-bisphosphatase-like isoform X6, giving the protein MESKENVPPVRRPRRVRCESTASVPQFTNSPTMIVMVGLPARGKTYISKKLTRYLNWIGVPTKVFNVGQYRRDATRSYNSFEFFRADNTEAMKIRKACAVAALKDVCDYFTRVQGQVAVFDATNTTTERRDVILSFAKENGYKVFFVESICDDPEIIAENIKQVKLSSPDYAGCDKEEAVADFLKRIECYKMTYIPLDDNKDRNLSYIKIFNVGSRYLVNRVQDHIQSRIVYYLMNIHVTPRSIYLCRHGESELNLVGRIGGDTGLSSRGVKFASALGEYMRGQSIRDLKVWTSHMKRTIQTAEALGVQYEQWKALNEIDAGVCEEMTYEEIQENYPEEFALRDQDKYRYRYPKGESYEDLVQRLEPVIMELERQENVLVICHQAVMRCLLAYFLDKSADELPYLKCPLHTVLKLTPVAYGCKVESVFLNIEAVNTHRDKPVNVDVDREPAEALETVPDHI; this is encoded by the exons ATGGAGTCCAAGGAGAACGTGCCACCGGTGCGGCGGCCGCGGCGCGTGCGGTGTGAGAGCACAG catCGGTGCCCCAGTTCACCAACTCCCCGACCATGATAGTGATGGTGGGACTGCCGGCGAGGGGGAAGACCTACATCTCCAAGAAGCTGACCAGATACCTGAACTGGATCGGCGTTCCAACCAAAG TGTTCAATGTTGGCCAGTACAGACGAGACGCCACGCGTTCCTACAACAGCTTCGAGTTCTTCAGAGCCGACAACACAGAGGCCATGAAGATACGCAA gGCCTGTGCTGTCGCTGCCCTGAAGGACGTCTGCGACTACTTCACCAGAGTGCAGGGCCAGGTCGCG GTCTTCGAtgccaccaacaccaccaccgaGCGCAGAGACGTCATCCTCAGCTTTGCCAAAGAAAACGGTTACaag GTTTTCTTTGTGGAGTCAATATGTGACGATCCAGAAATCATCGCTGAGAATAttaaa CAGGTGAAGCTGAGCAGCCCCGACTACGCAGGCTGTGACAAAGAGGAGGCCGTGGCTGACTTCCTGAAGAGGATCGAGTGTTACAAGATGACCTACATCCCTCTGGATGACAACAAGGACAG GAACTTGTCGTACATCAAGATCTTCAACGTGGGCAGCAGGTACCTGGTGAACCGGGTCCAGGACCACATTCAGAGCAGGATAGTCTACTACCTCATGAACATCCACGTCACCCCGAGATCCATCTACCTGTGTCGCCACGGAGAGAGCGAGCTGAACCTCGTGGGTCGCATCGGGGGAGACACGGGGCTGTCGTCTCGTGGGGTGAAG TTTGCCAGCGCTCTGGGCGAGTACATGCGTGGGCAGTCCATCAGAGACCTGAAGGTGTGGACGAGCCACATGAAGAGGACCATCCAGACTGCAGAGGCTCTGGGAGTCCAGTACGAGCAGTGGAAGGCCCTCAACGAGATCGACGCT GGGGTTTGTGAAGAAATGACGTATGAAGAGATTCAGGAGAATTACCCAGAGGAGTTTGCACTGAGGGACCAAGACAAGTATCGCTACCGCTACCCGAAaggagag TCGTACGAGGACCTTGTCCAGCGTCTGGAGCCGGTCATCATGGAGCTGGAGAGGCAGGAGAACGTTTTAGTCATCTGTCATCAGGCCGTTATGAGATGTCTGCTCGCCTACTTCCTGGACAAGAGTGCTG ATGAGCTGCCGTACCTGAAGTGTCCCCTCCACACGGTGCTGAAACTCACCCCGGTCGCCTACG GTTGTAAAGTGGAGTCTGTCTTCCTCAACATTGaagctgtcaacacacacagggacaaacCAGTG AACGTGGACGTGGACAGGGAGCCGGCGGAGGCGCTGGAGACGGTCCCAGATCACATCTAG
- the LOC143326827 gene encoding 6-phosphofructo-2-kinase/fructose-2,6-bisphosphatase-like isoform X1: MSDTQRKLTQNPLEKTWVPWMKSRLSQRRGSSVPQFTNSPTMIVMVGLPARGKTYISKKLTRYLNWIGVPTKVFNVGQYRRDATRSYNSFEFFRADNTEAMKIRKACAVAALKDVCDYFTRVQGQVAVSGTFEVAVFDATNTTTERRDVILSFAKENGYKVFFVESICDDPEIIAENIKQVKLSSPDYAGCDKEEAVADFLKRIECYKMTYIPLDDNKDRNLSYIKIFNVGSRYLVNRVQDHIQSRIVYYLMNIHVTPRSIYLCRHGESELNLVGRIGGDTGLSSRGVKFASALGEYMRGQSIRDLKVWTSHMKRTIQTAEALGVQYEQWKALNEIDAGVCEEMTYEEIQENYPEEFALRDQDKYRYRYPKGESYEDLVQRLEPVIMELERQENVLVICHQAVMRCLLAYFLDKSADELPYLKCPLHTVLKLTPVAYGCKVESVFLNIEAVNTHRDKPVNVDVDREPAEALETVPDHI; encoded by the exons atgtcagacacacaaagaaaactgacTCAGAATCCTCTGGAGAAGACCTGGGTCCCATGGATGAAAAGCAGGCTGAGCCAGCGCAGAGgct catCGGTGCCCCAGTTCACCAACTCCCCGACCATGATAGTGATGGTGGGACTGCCGGCGAGGGGGAAGACCTACATCTCCAAGAAGCTGACCAGATACCTGAACTGGATCGGCGTTCCAACCAAAG TGTTCAATGTTGGCCAGTACAGACGAGACGCCACGCGTTCCTACAACAGCTTCGAGTTCTTCAGAGCCGACAACACAGAGGCCATGAAGATACGCAA gGCCTGTGCTGTCGCTGCCCTGAAGGACGTCTGCGACTACTTCACCAGAGTGCAGGGCCAGGTCGCGGTGAGTGGAACCTTTGAAGTggct GTCTTCGAtgccaccaacaccaccaccgaGCGCAGAGACGTCATCCTCAGCTTTGCCAAAGAAAACGGTTACaag GTTTTCTTTGTGGAGTCAATATGTGACGATCCAGAAATCATCGCTGAGAATAttaaa CAGGTGAAGCTGAGCAGCCCCGACTACGCAGGCTGTGACAAAGAGGAGGCCGTGGCTGACTTCCTGAAGAGGATCGAGTGTTACAAGATGACCTACATCCCTCTGGATGACAACAAGGACAG GAACTTGTCGTACATCAAGATCTTCAACGTGGGCAGCAGGTACCTGGTGAACCGGGTCCAGGACCACATTCAGAGCAGGATAGTCTACTACCTCATGAACATCCACGTCACCCCGAGATCCATCTACCTGTGTCGCCACGGAGAGAGCGAGCTGAACCTCGTGGGTCGCATCGGGGGAGACACGGGGCTGTCGTCTCGTGGGGTGAAG TTTGCCAGCGCTCTGGGCGAGTACATGCGTGGGCAGTCCATCAGAGACCTGAAGGTGTGGACGAGCCACATGAAGAGGACCATCCAGACTGCAGAGGCTCTGGGAGTCCAGTACGAGCAGTGGAAGGCCCTCAACGAGATCGACGCT GGGGTTTGTGAAGAAATGACGTATGAAGAGATTCAGGAGAATTACCCAGAGGAGTTTGCACTGAGGGACCAAGACAAGTATCGCTACCGCTACCCGAAaggagag TCGTACGAGGACCTTGTCCAGCGTCTGGAGCCGGTCATCATGGAGCTGGAGAGGCAGGAGAACGTTTTAGTCATCTGTCATCAGGCCGTTATGAGATGTCTGCTCGCCTACTTCCTGGACAAGAGTGCTG ATGAGCTGCCGTACCTGAAGTGTCCCCTCCACACGGTGCTGAAACTCACCCCGGTCGCCTACG GTTGTAAAGTGGAGTCTGTCTTCCTCAACATTGaagctgtcaacacacacagggacaaacCAGTG AACGTGGACGTGGACAGGGAGCCGGCGGAGGCGCTGGAGACGGTCCCAGATCACATCTAG